One Borrelia coriaceae DNA segment encodes these proteins:
- a CDS encoding DUF226 domain-containing protein, translating to MRYKINIINSKKLEEKKLKIKKFEENQKKSKLFVLIDKKNDKTFYHTRIMLDFYTFGINETQNDKFYIILRSWYRDKKQLFHLFTLRDGDKFLGIYYGHRKPIKNIISKYQENGEVKKYSFSKAYYIEFRFKKGSVFCYIQGIYYLTRSEKMKTKYCQTLISLLKKLEGQIYEFYGRKLPDGGLITKWIEKNQK from the coding sequence ATGAGATATAAAATAAATATAATAAACTCAAAAAAGTTAGAAGAAAAAAAATTAAAGATAAAAAAATTCGAAGAAAACCAAAAAAAGAGCAAGTTATTTGTTCTAATAGATAAGAAAAATGACAAAACATTTTATCATACAAGGATTATGCTAGATTTTTATACATTCGGAATAAACGAAACTCAAAACGACAAATTTTATATCATCTTAAGAAGTTGGTATAGAGATAAAAAACAGCTTTTCCATTTATTTACTTTAAGAGATGGTGACAAGTTTTTAGGTATTTATTATGGCCATAGGAAACCTATAAAAAATATCATATCAAAATATCAAGAAAATGGAGAAGTCAAAAAATATAGTTTTTCAAAAGCTTATTATATAGAATTTAGATTTAAAAAAGGCAGTGTTTTTTGTTATATACAAGGGATTTATTATTTGACTAGAAGTGAAAAAATGAAAACAAAATATTGTCAGACATTAATTTCTTTATTAAAGAAATTAGAAGGGCAAATATATGAATTTTATGGAAGGAAATTACCGGATGGAGGCCTTATAACTAAATGGATAGAAAAAAACCAGAAATAA
- a CDS encoding ParA family protein — translation MDRKKPEIITIASLKGGVGKSVLTIIFSYILRDMNKKVLLIDLDPQNSLTSYFISHIKKIKGVNVYYMLKSHKASNLDKYINEINDNMCIIASHPVLYKFEQEDERYKEQLLENCLDKILSVHNFDYVIIDTSPGLNFLLYNALNVTDKIVIPVQLERWSVEAFSILMNTIEEFNVFKRKKIEVSIIESQFIKNRNTLKDIEKLLFRKYGLLIKGKIHSANSIKVLINELNEPNGKDIYYKEAKEVLEKIL, via the coding sequence ATGGATAGAAAAAAACCAGAAATAATTACAATTGCAAGCCTTAAGGGTGGTGTTGGGAAAAGTGTATTAACAATTATTTTTAGTTATATCTTAAGAGACATGAATAAAAAGGTATTGCTAATTGATCTGGATCCACAAAATAGTTTAACCAGTTATTTTATAAGTCATATAAAAAAAATTAAAGGCGTTAACGTGTATTATATGCTTAAATCACATAAAGCCTCTAATTTAGATAAATATATTAACGAAATAAACGACAATATGTGTATCATAGCTTCTCATCCAGTTTTATATAAGTTTGAACAAGAAGATGAGAGATATAAAGAGCAGCTGTTGGAAAATTGTTTGGATAAAATTTTATCTGTTCATAATTTTGATTATGTAATAATTGATACATCTCCAGGTTTAAATTTTTTATTGTATAATGCTTTAAATGTTACAGATAAAATTGTAATTCCCGTTCAACTAGAAAGATGGTCTGTTGAAGCATTTTCTATACTAATGAATACAATAGAAGAGTTTAATGTTTTCAAAAGGAAAAAAATAGAAGTTTCTATAATAGAAAGTCAATTTATTAAGAATAGAAATACTTTAAAAGACATAGAAAAATTGTTATTCAGAAAGTATGGATTGTTAATTAAAGGAAAAATCCATAGTGCTAATAGCATTAAAGTTTTGATTAACGAACTAAATGAACCTAATGGTAAGGATATTTATTATAAAGAGGCTAAAGAGGTTTTAGAAAAAATATTATAA
- a CDS encoding chromosome replication/partitioning protein, with protein sequence MSKKDKKEIILNDRNVGFGESSSNIKNDEKEYQNYKDRLKKITVNEINNKIEIMEILYNIREKKLYRIDGYRRFVDFLSQFVIGRSQAFLYLRLYRRVLMGELNMDEIKQIGFREAYRKIREVDVKKNRSKENLIKPLRFQLKNQNSYDFYKKNAKLTGFILDRLFLQKQDLLKEFVNEFESSRK encoded by the coding sequence ATGTCAAAAAAGGACAAGAAAGAGATAATTCTAAATGATAGGAATGTTGGATTTGGTGAAAGTTCATCAAATATCAAAAATGATGAAAAAGAATATCAAAATTATAAAGATAGGCTAAAAAAGATTACTGTAAATGAAATAAATAATAAAATTGAGATTATGGAAATTTTGTATAACATAAGAGAAAAGAAACTTTATCGCATCGATGGTTATAGAAGATTTGTAGATTTTTTGTCCCAATTTGTGATAGGAAGGAGTCAAGCATTTTTATATTTAAGGCTTTATAGACGTGTGTTAATGGGTGAATTAAATATGGATGAAATTAAACAGATTGGATTTAGGGAAGCTTATAGGAAAATTAGGGAAGTAGATGTAAAGAAAAATCGTTCAAAAGAAAACTTAATAAAACCATTAAGGTTTCAACTTAAAAATCAAAATAGTTATGATTTTTATAAGAAAAATGCAAAGCTTACGGGTTTTATTTTAGATAGACTTTTTTTGCAAAAACAAGACTTGCTTAAAGAATTTGTAAATGAATTTGAGAGCTCAAGGAAATAA